One region of Choristoneura fumiferana chromosome 3, NRCan_CFum_1, whole genome shotgun sequence genomic DNA includes:
- the LOC141426547 gene encoding calcium load-activated calcium channel, producing MWSDSLLIVFISICTAFLGEGLTWILVYRTEKYQKLKVEVERQSKKLEKRKEAHGDSLDKQHKKKIEREEERLKNNNRDLSLVKMKSMFAIGFAFTALLSMFNSIFDGRVVAKLPFYPISWIQGLSHRNLPGDDFSDCSFIFLYILCTMSIRQNIQKLLGFAPSRVASKQGGALFAAPPALK from the exons ATGTGGAGCGATTCTTTGTTAAtagttttcatttcaatttgtaCGGCGTTTTTGGGTGAAG gTCTCACATGGATACTTGTTTATAGAACAGAAAAATACCAGAAGTTGAAAGTTGAAGTAGAACGTCAGAGTAAGAAAC TGGAAAAACGAAAAGAAGCTCATGGTGACTCACTAGACAAACAACATAAGAAGAAAATTGAGCGTGAAGAGGAACGATTGAAGAATAATAATAGGGACTTGTCTTTGGTGAAGATGAAATCTATGTTTGCCATAGGCTTTGCTTTTACAGCATTGCTAAGCATGTTCAATAGTAT ATTTGATGGGAGGGTAGTTGCAAAACTGCCTTTTTACCCAATTTCCTGGATTCAAGGTTTAAGCCACCGAAATCTTCCTGGTGATGATTTCTCAGACTGTTCATTCATCTTCCTGTACATACTGTGTACTATGAGTATAAG ACAAAATATCCAAAAACTATTAGGATTTGCCCCATCTCGAGTGGCATCGAAGCAGGGAGGAGCACTATTTGCTGCACCACCTGCTCTCAAGTAG
- the PNUTS gene encoding phosphatase 1 nuclear targeting subunit, with the protein MPRIDPIQLLNCLSVLLSPNGGIKSRDEVQRLANLMTKFSKKLVSKCIYIQILKCTETELLGLFMGSGGWRLVHMWLTESIVAKNWPLVRELLELLLLCPVDIEHLKTNNCPKLVKELSKDGNQFAIRALASKLVEQWLKTVKGEHVVPVQSTDIPQIIIDAQKEITSESSVKHEVPDFENVDQSFNEHDTKSDLIQPEISSDHLIQKEDCNGIEDEPKEELDKEPDTLPVLKITLKDGKQILSQVDETDNKVSDKSKDKHKSKSKEKSHDNSSSKSSSSKHSSKSLSSNDKHKSSKSDSSHRHSSKESSRDKSKHSSHSSKSKSDSSRRSSSDKSSSSSNKSKEDRSNKSSSDKSRSKDKIKDEKKKETSETSAEKSGPPSIHKLGKIPKLSDVKKEKPSISIEVRKPDEPKPKTVKTFNSKFRKHGLEEEVKPPPSRASLLNKKPLPTLPPTVSIPKRPSPVHNEPPPEKKPKVEPVEKPGAIKLIPPKPKPMLLLESDMFMDALNASATNKKEPKKRKRRTSGSKDGNTTNDGSPPHTPNSISSPTSESKSVPPKFYQDTLDTEEEKEKTNDRLSDSNENKENSSDKELDESIDMSEPPPHTLTINGLKGVLCYHKRKGPKKSIKWKPDSELEEIQYFDLDETERVNVTKTFTDMKHLERIHEREAFQKGRNLSGDDLMEERTSWKPLIPIDTEGQVQVEYGKNSKEKDIQAIRQKGTLQPLYFHKSMIPDSALEPDTETHTYSEPTIIPLEDVTGNQDNTSDFRNMPWPEPKGNTPPASSNNINMPAMFPTNMPQFPNGFPPAQFPNVPGFQGPPGMVPADWQNGVPPHIMANGIPGGIPPAGLTPGAIPPVNMPPGMMVPPDNMMMGPEMFVGGPNAMFPPGMGPDGFSMQPNMFPPDFNMSGPPGNGPEGFPGPGNFRGPMRGRGSGGHWRGKGSGSWDGPQRGRGGNGNARGGRKAVCIYFQRKGLCRQGDNCSFLHPGVNCPY; encoded by the exons ATG CCACGTATCGACCCGATCCAGTTACTGAATTGCCTAAGTGTTCTTCTGTCTCCTAATGGTGGCATTAAAAGCAGAGACGAAGTCCAAAGACTTGCCAA tttAATGACAAAATTTTCGAAAAAGTTGGTGTCAAAGTGCATTTATATTCAGATATTAAAATGCACAGAAACTGAGTTATTAGGCCTGTTTATGGGATCTGGGGGCTGGCGACTTGTGCATATGTGGTTGACAGAAAGCATTGTCGCCAAAAATTGGCCACTAGTACGAGAACTTTTGGAACTATTGCTGTTATGTCCTGTAGACATAGAACATTTGAAAACAAATAACTGTCCGAAGCTGGTCAAAGAATTATCAAAGGATGGTAATCAATTTG CTATAAGAGCGCTGGCTTCAAAACTAGTAGAGCAGTGGCTTAAAACTGTTAAAGGTGAACATGTCGTGCCTGTACAATCGACGGATATACCTCAAATTATTATTGACGCTCAAAAAGAAATAACTTCTGAATCTTCTGTAAAACACGAAGTTCCAGATTTTGAAAATGTAGATCAAAGTTTTAATGAGCACGATACCAAATCAGATCTTATACAGCCAGAAATATCTTCTGATCATTTAATACAAAAGGAAGACTGTAATGGAATTGAAGACGAACCTAAAGAAGAGTTAGACAAGGAACCAGACACATTGCCTGtgctaaaaataacattgaaaGATGGAAAGCAAATACTTTCACAAGTTGATGAGACCGATAATAAAGTTTCAGATAAATCTAAAGATAAACATAAAAGCAAATCTAAAGAAAAGTCTCATGATAATAGTAGTTCTAAATCAAGTTCATCCAAACATTCCAGTAAATCTCTTTCATCAAATGATAAACACAAGAGTAGTAAATCCGACAGTTCTCATCGCCATAGCAGTAAAGAGAGCTCTAGAGATAAAAGTAAACATTCTTCACATAGTTCAAAATCTAAGAGTGATAGTAGCAGGAGGTCTTCTAGCGACAAATCTAGCTCTTCTAGTAATAAATCAAAAGAAGATCGTAGTAATAAATCGTCATCGGACAAGAGTAGGAGTAAGGATAAGATAAAAGATGAAAAGAAGAAAGAGACTTCTGAAACATCTGCTGAAAAATCAGGCCCGCCATCAATTCATAAACTAggaaaaatacctaaattgagTGATGTTAAAAAGGAAAAACCATCAATATCAATTGAAGTTAGAAAGCCTGATGAACCTAAACCTAAGACtgttaaaacttttaattctaAATTCAGGAAGCATGGCTTGGAAGAAGAAGTCAAACCTCCACCTTCGCGTGCTtcattattgaataaaaaaccACTTCCAACTTTACCACCTACAGTATCTATACCGAAAAGGCCATCTCCTGTACACAATGAACCTCCACCTGAGAAAAAGCCGAAAGTGGAGCCTGTTGAAAAGCCTGGAGCTATAAAATTGATACCGCCTAAACCTAAAC CTATGTTGTTACTGGAGAGTGACATGTTCATGGATGCGCTAAATGCATCAGCTACCAATAAAAAGGAACCCAAAAAGAGGAAACGACGCACTAGCGGTTCAAAAGACGGAAACACTACAAATGATGGATCTCCACCTCATACACCAAACTCAATATCAAGTCCAACCAGTGAAAGCAAATCTGTCCCACCAAAGTTTTATCAGGACACTCTGGATACAGaagaagaaaaggaaaaaacaaatGACAGGCTTTCCGATAGTAATGAGAATAAAGAAAATTCATCTGATAAAGAACTTGATGAATCCATCGACATGTCAGAACCGCCGCCGCACACTTTAACGATCAATGGTTTAAAAGGTGTGTTATGTTATCATAAGAGAAAGGGTCCTAAGAAAAGCATCAAATGGAAGCCTGATTCTGAACTGGAAGAGATTCAATATTTCGACCTTGACGAAACTGAAAGAGTTAATGTGACTAAGACATTCACTGATATGAAACATTTGGAAAGGATTCACGAAAGAGAAGCTTTCCAAAAGGGTAGAAATCTTAGTGGAGACGATTTGATGGAGGAAAGAACTAGTTGGAAACCTTTAATACCTATTGATACAGAAGGGCAAGTGCAAGTAGAATACGGAAAAAATAGTAAAGAAAAAGACATTCAGGCTATCCGACAAAAAGGGACATTACAACCCCTTTACTTCCATAAGTCAATGATACCTGATTCTGCATTAGAACCAGATACCGAAACTCATACGTATTCTGAACCAACCATTATACCTTTAGAAGATGTTACAGGCAATCAAGATAATACTAGTGATTTTAGAAATATGCCGTGGCCTGAGCCTAAAGGCAACACCCCTCCAGCATcaagtaataatattaatatgccAGCCATGTTTCCCACAAATATGCCACAATTTCCAAACGGCTTTCCGCCTGCACAATTTCCAAATGTGCCTGGATTCCAAGGTCCTCCTGGAATGGTGCCAGCTGATTGGCAAAACGGGGTGCCTCCTCACATAATGGCAAATGGTATTCCTGGTGGAATTCCCCCGGCAGGTCTTACGCCTGGAGCGATTCCGCCGGTAAATATGCCACCGGGCATGATGGTTCCCCCTGATAATATGATGATGGGGCCGGAGATGTTCGTAGGAGGCCCTAATGCTATGTTTCCACCTGGCATGGGTCCAGATGGATTTAGTATGCAGCCAAACATGTTTCCTCCTGACTTTAACATGTCTGGTCCACCTGGAAACGGGCCTGAAGGGTTCCCTGGCCCTGGGAACTTCCGTGGTCCTATGCGTGGCCGCGGTTCGGGTGGCCATTGGCGTGGGAAAGGCTCTGGCAGCTGGGACGGGCCACAAAGAGGTAGAGGTGGCAATGGCAATGCGCGAGGCGGCAGAAAAGCtgtttgtatatattttcaAAGAAAAGGATTGTGCAGACAAGGTGACAACTGTTCGTTTTTACATCCTGGTGTAAATTGCCCATATTGA